In Erigeron canadensis isolate Cc75 chromosome 1, C_canadensis_v1, whole genome shotgun sequence, a single window of DNA contains:
- the LOC122586130 gene encoding WAT1-related protein At5g64700-like, which produces MNNNNSLPYFAMVLVQILYAGATITMKIGFANGLNQLVFVVYRHLISTILFCPFALVFERTKSRPKLTFVVMMKIFVLSTLGSTIHLNGVSYGLAYTSATVSSALNCLTPCLTFLIAFLLRMEKVNIRSFKGQAKVVGTILGIAGTLTITFWRGGFQLKGLVDKPLIDLSNTKVFHGHVKPNWVKGATLISASKVSWSLWLILQGLVHKVYPAPLSMNIMICLFASLQSSILAVFFAREADMWKIKWDVKLLTIIYGGIVISGLTYYLVLWTINKRGPVFAAMFTPLELPIVGVFSAIAFNERLHIGSFIGALLIIVGLYSVLWGKTDDNVVKVQSKDDVENRIKASDTFNNDGKERN; this is translated from the exons ATGAATAACAATAATAGTTTGCCTTACTTTGCAATGGTGCTGGTCCAAATTCTTTATGCAGGAGCAACCATCACAATGAAAATCGGGTTCGCAAATGGACTTAATCAGCTTGTGTTTGTAGTGTATCGCCATTTAATCAGCACGATTCTCTTTTGCCCTTTTGCTCTAGTTTTCGAAAg gacGAAAAGTCGACCGAAACTCACATTTGTAGTAATGATGAAAATATTTGTGCTGTCAACTCTTGGGTCAACAATCCATCTTAATGGAGTTTCTTATGGTTTAGCATATACTTCAGCAACAGTGTCAAGTGCTTTAAATTGTCTCACACCATGTTTGACCTTTCTCATTGCGTTTCTCCTTAG GATGGAGAAAGTAAATATTAGAAGCTTCAAAGGGCAGGCCAAAGTTGTGGGAACAATTCTTGGGATAGCAGGAACACTTACGATTACGTTTTGGAGAGGAGGATTTCAATTGAAGGGACTTGTAGATAAGCCCTTAATTGACCTTTCTAACACCAAAGTTTTTCATGGTCATGTTAAACCAAACTGGGTTAAAGGGGCAACCCTCATTTCTGCCAGCAAAGTTTCCTGGAGTTTGTGGCTCATTTTACag GGATTAGTGCACAAAGTTTATCCGGCACCATTGTCTATGAATATCATGATCTGTCTTTTCGCATCATTGCAATCTTCTATCCTCGCTGTCTTCTTTGCAAGAGAAGCTGATATGTGGAAGATCAAGTGGGACGTAAAACTCTTGACGATCATCTATGGG GGTATTGTAATATCTGGATTGACATACTACCTTGTCTTATGGACAATTAACAAGAGGGGGCCAGTGTTTGCAGCGATGTTTACACCATTAGAACTTCCGATTGTAGGAGTTTTTTCAGCCATTGCCTTCAACGAAAGACTCCATATAGGAAG TTTTATTGGAGCGTTACTCATAATTGTGGGACTTTATAGCGTACTTTGGGGGAAGACCGACGACAATGTTGTCAAAGTACAGAGCAAAGATGACGTCGAAAATAGGATTAAAGCTTCTGATACTTTTAATAATGATGGTAAAGAAAGGAATTAG